In the genome of Panthera uncia isolate 11264 chromosome B3 unlocalized genomic scaffold, Puncia_PCG_1.0 HiC_scaffold_1, whole genome shotgun sequence, one region contains:
- the FOS gene encoding protein c-Fos — protein sequence MMFSGFNADYEASSSRCSSASPAGDNLSYYHSPADSFSSMGSPVNAQDFCTDLAVSSANFIPTVTAISTSPDLQWLVQPTLVSSVAPSQTRAPHPYGVPAPSAGAYSRAGVVKTVTAGGRAQSIGRRGKVEQLSPEEEEKRRIRRERNKMAAAKCRNRRRELTDTLQAETDQLEDEKSALQTEIANLLKEKEKLEFILAAHRPACKIPDDLGFPEEMSVASLDLSGGLPEAATPESEEAFTLPLLNDPEPKPSVEPVKSISSMELKAEPFDDFLFPASSRPSGSETARSVPDMDLSGSFYAADWEPLHGGSLGMGPMATELEPLCTPVVTCTPSCTTYTSSFVFTYPEADSFPSCGAAHRKGSSSNEPSSDSLSSPTLLAL from the exons ATGATGTTCTCTGGCTTCAACGCCGACTACGAGGCGTCCTCCTCCCGCTGCAGCAGCGCCTCCCCGGCCGGGGACAATCTCTCCTACTACCACTCACCGGCCGACTCCTTCTCCAGCATGGGCTCTCCTGTCAATGCGCAG GACTTCTGCACGGATCTGGCTGTCTCCAGCGCCAACTTTATCCCAACGGTGACTGCCATCTCCACCAGCCCGGACCTGCAGTGGCTGGTGCAGCCCACCCTGGTCTCCTCCGTGGCTCCTTCTCAGaccagagccccccacccctatggagtccccgccccctccgccgGGGCTTACTCCAGGGCTGGAGTCGTGAAGACTGTGACCGCAGGAGGCCGAGCTCAGAGCATTGGCAGGAGGGGCAAAGTGGAACAG ttgtccccagaagaagaagagaaaaggagaatccgAAGGGAAAGGAATAAGATGGCTGCAGCCAAGTGCCGGAACCGGAGGCGGGAGCTCACGGATACGCTGCAAGCG GAGACAGACCAACTAGAAGATGAGAAGTCTGCTTTGCAGACTGAGATTGCCAACCtgctgaaggagaaggaaaaactaGAGTTCATCCTGGCAGCTCACCGACCCGCCTGCAAGATCCCCGATGACCTGGGCTTCCCGGAAGAGATGTCTGTGGCTTCCCTAGATCTGAGCGGGGGCCTGCCGGAAGCTGCCACCCCCGAGTCGGAGGAGGCTTTCACCCTGCCCCTCCTCAATGATCCTGAGCCCAAGCCCTCCGTGGAGCCGGTCAAGAGCATCAGCAGCATGGAGCTGAAGGCCGAGCCCTTTGATGACTTCCTGTTCCCAGCATCGTCCAGGCCCAGCGGCTCTGAGACCGCCCGCTCTGTGCCAGACATGGACCTGTCTGGTTCCTTCTATGCAGCAGACTGGGAGCCCCTGCATGGTGGCTCCCTGGGGATGGGGCCCATGGCCACAGAGCTGGAGCCTCTGTGCACCCCGGTGGTCACCTGTACTCCTAGCTGCACTACTTACACGTCTTCCTTCGTCTTCACCTACCCTGAGGCTGACTCCTTCCCCAGCTGTGGGGCTGCTCACCGCAAGGGCAGCAGCAGCAACGAACCCTCCTCTGACTCGCTCAGCTCACCCACGCTGCTGGCCCTGTGA